One window from the genome of Caldicellulosiruptoraceae bacterium PP1 encodes:
- a CDS encoding amidohydrolase family protein, whose product MIIDFHTHCFPDDLAQRAMKKLSQNSSLSYYHNGTVNGLKEVAKKAKIDKCIVLPIATKPEQTQTINRWVKSIQDECIISFGTIHPKYQNWQDEINWLKENNFKGIKFHPDYQDFFVDSKEMFPIYDAIIQCGMIMIFHCGVDVAFNPPYHCTPDRLINLLNEFQDAKIVAAHMGGYRFFSDVQKYLIGKNVYLDTSFFFGEEYVGNIEDILKKHGIEKILFATDSPWKDQAREIEYIRNLRLTDDEKDMILGKNAMRLLELNN is encoded by the coding sequence ATGATAATTGATTTTCATACACATTGTTTTCCAGATGATTTAGCCCAAAGAGCAATGAAGAAGTTATCACAAAATTCCTCACTTTCCTATTATCATAATGGCACAGTAAATGGATTAAAAGAGGTAGCTAAAAAAGCTAAGATTGATAAATGTATAGTTTTACCAATAGCCACAAAGCCAGAACAAACTCAAACAATTAATAGATGGGTAAAATCCATTCAAGATGAATGTATAATAAGCTTTGGGACTATACATCCAAAATATCAAAACTGGCAAGATGAAATTAATTGGTTAAAAGAAAATAATTTTAAGGGAATAAAATTTCATCCTGATTATCAGGACTTTTTTGTAGATAGTAAGGAAATGTTCCCAATATATGACGCAATAATTCAATGCGGTATGATTATGATATTCCATTGTGGTGTTGATGTTGCATTTAATCCACCATATCATTGCACACCAGACAGGTTGATTAATTTATTAAATGAGTTTCAAGATGCTAAGATTGTTGCAGCACATATGGGTGGATATAGGTTTTTTTCAGATGTTCAGAAATACCTAATAGGTAAAAATGTTTATCTTGATACCTCATTCTTTTTTGGTGAGGAATATGTAGGAAATATTGAAGATATTTTAAAAAAGCATGGAATTGAAAAGATATTATTTGCAACAGACTCACCATGGAAAGACCAAGCAAGAGAAATTGAATATATTAGAAATTTAAGGTTAACAGATGATGAAAAAGATATGATTTTAGGTAAAAATGCTATGAGATTATTAGAATTAAATAATTGA